In one Siniperca chuatsi isolate FFG_IHB_CAS linkage group LG14, ASM2008510v1, whole genome shotgun sequence genomic region, the following are encoded:
- the LOC122888779 gene encoding LOW QUALITY PROTEIN: olfactory receptor 52B6-like (The sequence of the model RefSeq protein was modified relative to this genomic sequence to represent the inferred CDS: inserted 1 base in 1 codon; deleted 2 bases in 1 codon), whose protein sequence is MENQTLSIDILQLEGLKVSPQSSIPAFILLLLIYIFIMVSNIGLVVLITMERSLHQPMYLLFCNMSINDVFGATTIIPRLLSDIFTPVTKRYIHYYECVIQAFCAHFHLGVSHTVLMIMAFDRYVAICXPLRYATIMTSCRAVILNPMVCDNASLFKLSCESILINNASLRLSCASIGSVTLTYLKTAAVCVLSKNKVLNSRALRTCATHLAVYIIMFVSGFIPIILHRFQDFSDERKLASILFHVFPPTMNAVIYGLQIKAVREKIVIMFTRNSMTVTEVKEEVYVSRGSSPCSMENQTYNMDILQLEGLKVSSQSSIPAFILLLLIYIFIMVSNIGLVVLIFMERSLHQPMYLLFCNMSINDVFGATIIIPRLLSDIFTPVTERYIHYYECVIQAFCAHFHAGVSHTVLIIMAFDRYVAICNPLRYATIMTSRMVVTLSVSAWGAAFFLIVILVSLSVCLSRCRRVVLNPFCDNASLFKLSCENVLINNIYGLGTAMVTMACSLCSIMLTYLKIAIVCLSSKNKALNRKALQTCATHLAVYIILLLSGNIIILLHRFQEFSDERKLASILFHVVPPTMNAVIYGLQIKAVREKIVILFTRKK, encoded by the exons ATGGAGAACCAGACTTTAAGTATAGACATTCTACAGCTGGAGGGGTTAAAGGTCAGCCCCCAGTCTTCCATTCCcgccttcatcctcctcctcctcatctacATCTTCATCATGGTGTCCAACATCGGCCTGGTAGTCCTGATCACCATGGAGAGGAGCCTCCACCAGCCCATGTATCTGCTCTTCTGCAACATGAGCATTAATGATGTTTTTGGGGCCACGACCATCATTCCTCGCTTGCTGAGTGATATTTTTACGCCAGTCACAAAGCGCTACATCCATTATTATGAGTGTGTGATTCAGGCCTTCTGTGCTCATTTTCATTTAGGCGTCTCTCACACTGTGCTCATGATCATGGCCTTCGACCGCTACGTGGCCATCT AGCCCCTGCGTTACGCCACCATCATGACCAGCTGCAGGGCAGTTATTTTGAACCCGATGGTG TGCGATAACGCCTCCTTGTTCAAGCTGTCCTGTGAAAGTATCCTCATCAATAACGCCTCCTTACGGCTGTCCTGTG CCTCCATCGGCAGCGTCACTCTCACCTACCTGAAaactgctgcagtgtgtgtgctcagtAAAAACAAGGTTCTGAACAGCCGTGCGCTGCGGACCTGTGCCACCCACCTGGCTGTGTACATCATCATGTTTGTGTCTGGCTTCATCCCTATCATCCTCCATCGTTTCCAGGACTTTTCAGACGAAAGGAAGCTAGCATCCATCTTGTTCCATGTGTTCCCTCCTACTATGAACGCTGTTATCTATGGACTGCAAATCAAAGCGGTCAGAGAAAAAATAGTCATCATGTTTACTAGGAATTCAATGACTGTGACAGAGGTGAAA GAGGAGGTTTACGTCAGCAGAG GATCCTCCCCCTGCAGTATGGAGAACCAAACTTACAATATGGATATTCTACAGCTGGAGGGGTTAAAGGTCAGCTCCCAGTCCTCCATTCCcgccttcatcctcctcctcctcatctacATCTTCATCATGGTGTCCAACATCGGACTCGTAGTCCTGATCTTCATGGAGAGGAGCCTCCACCAGCCCATGTATCTGCTCTTCTGCAACATGAGCATTAATGATGTTTTTGGGGCCACAATCATCATTCCTCGCTTGCTGAGTGATATTTTTACTCCAGTCACAGAGCGCTACATCCATTATTATGAGTGTGTGATTCAAGCTTTTTGTGCTCATTTTCATGCAGGCGTCTCTCACACTGTGCTCATAATCATGGCCTTCGACCGCTACGTAGCCATTTGCAACCCCCTGCGTTACGCCACCATCATGACCAGCAGGATGGTGGTGACACTGTCGGTGTCGGCCTGGGGGGCAGCTTTCTTTTTGATTGTAATCCTCGTGAGCCTCAGTGTCTGCTTATCGCGCTGCAGGCGGGTTGTACTCAACCCATTCTGCGACAACGCCTCCTTGTTCAAGCTGTCCTGTGAAAATGTTCTCATTAATAACATCTACGGCCTCGGAACCGCCATGGTGACGATGGCCTGCTCCCTGTGCAGCATAATGCTCACCTACCTGAAGATCGCCATAGTGTGTTTGAGTAGTAAGAACAAGGCTCTGAACAGAAAAGCGCTGCAGACCTGTGCCACCCACCTGGCTGTGTACATCATCCTCCTCTTATCAGGCaacatcatcatcctcctccatcGTTTCCAGGAATTTTCAGACGAAAGGAAGCTAGCATCCATCTTGTTCCATGTGGTCCCTCCTACTATGAACGCTGTTATCTATGGACTGCAAATCAAAGCGGTCAGAGAAAAAATAGTCATCCTGTTTACTAGGAAAAAATGA
- the LOC122887746 gene encoding olfactory receptor 52N5-like has protein sequence MENQTLSIDILQLEGLKVSPQSSIPTFIILLLIYIFIMVSNICLVVLITMERSLHQPMYLLFCNMSINDVFGATTIIPQLLSDIFIPSTDRYIHYIDCVIQAFCAQLHASASHTVLMIMSFDRYVAICNPLRYATIMTSRMVVTLSVSAWMVVLLMVSILVGLSVRLSRCRAVILNPFCDNASLFKLSCESVLINNIYGLGYTAVLLGSSIGSVTLTYLKIAAVCVLSKNKVLNSRALQTCATHLAMYIIMFVSGFIPIILHRFQDFSDERKLASILFYVVPPTMNAVIYGLQIKAVRQKIFIMFTRNTMAVTQVK, from the coding sequence ATGGAGAACCAGACTTTAAGTATAGACATTCTACAGCTGGAGGGGTTAAAGGTCAGCCCCCAGTCCTCCATTCCCaccttcatcatcctcctccttaTCTACATCTTCATCATGGTGTCCAACATCTGCCTGGTAGTCCTGATCACCATGGAGAGGAGCCTCCACCAGCCCATGTATCTGCTCTTCTGCAACATGAGTATTAATGATGTTTTTGGGGCCACGACCATCATTCCTCAATTGTTGAGTGACATTTTTATTCCAAGCACAGACCGATACATTCATTATATCGATTGTGTCATTCAGGCTTTTTGTGCTCAACTCCATGCAAGCGCCTCTCACACTGTGCTCATGATCATGTCCTTCGACCGCTACGTGGCCATCTGCAACCCCCTGCGTTACGCCACCATCATGACCAGCAGGATGGTGGTGACGCTGTCGGTGTCGGCCTGGATGGTGGTTTTATTGATGGTGTCGATCCTCGTGGGCCTCAGCGTCCGCCTGTCACGCTGCAGGGCAGTTATTTTGAACCCGTTCTGTGACAACGCCTCCTTGTTCAAGCTGTCCTGTGAAAGTGTCCTCATCAATAACATCTACGGCCTCGGCTACACGGCGGTCCTGTTGGGCTCCTCCATCGGCAGCGTCACTCTCACCTACCTAAAaattgctgcagtgtgtgtgctcagtAAAAACAAAGTGCTGAACAGCCGGGCACTGCAGACCTGTGCCACCCACCTGGCTATGTACATCATCATGTTTGTGTCTGGTTTCATCCCTATTATCCTCCATCGTTTCCAGGACTTTTCAGACGAAAGGAAGCTAGCATCCATCTTGTTCTATGTGGTCCCTCCAACTATGAATGCTGTTATCTATGGACTGCAAATCAAAGCGGTCAGACAAAAAATATTCATCATGTTTACTAGGAATACAATGGCTGTGACACAGGTGAAATGA